A portion of the Homalodisca vitripennis isolate AUS2020 chromosome 2, UT_GWSS_2.1, whole genome shotgun sequence genome contains these proteins:
- the LOC124354673 gene encoding alkaline phosphatase-like → MKAFLVVLAGTLVTVLATHDPYHDVQPELPTIVSSKDNKIFVGGINPKENTTKYWHDLNIATIREKLAQKPKKNLAKNLILFLGDGMSLATLAAARMYLGQLKKEAGENSFLSFEKFPYTGFAKTYCADSQVADSACSATAYLTGAKGNIYTVGVTSSVGLMDWRNMKNESHHPSSLLKWAQDAGKGTGIISTCRITDASPAATYAHSAYRLWQTDHEMKRDIKNVELGDDNFSIDEAMKGLKDISLQMIENSPGNGFKVILGGGWDTFLPNTTNDEPKKTGARLDNRNLIQEWKTSKENIHKSASYVTNKAELLKLDIDSTDYVLGLFQPGNMQYHKLANKDEQPTLAQMTEFAIKMMKKEANGFVLFIEGGTIDVSHHENKAHLALDETVELHNAVEMAVNMTNENETLIVVTADHAHTMNINGYPKRGADIFNYVQGTADKLPYSTLSYANGPNDPRYNEHKNAMRNITTDKRDDPQYTFQTINLLPSETHDGQDVTVFARGPWAHLLVGNFEQTVIPYAMAYAAQIGPAKETNKKSQKES, encoded by the exons ATGAAAGCATTCCTAGTGGTGTTAGCTGGGACGCTAGTTACCGTTTTAGCGACTCATGATCCTTACCATG ATGTACAACCAGAATTACCTACCATAGTGTCGTCGAAAGACAATAAGATATTCGTGGGTGGTATAAACCCGAAAGAGAACA cTACAAAATATTGGCATGATTTGAACATAGCTACAATACGAGAAAAGTTGGCCCAAAAACCTAAGAAAAATTTGGCCAAGAACCTGATTCTGTTTCTGGGTGACGGAATGTCTCTTGCTACACTCGCCGCAGCAAGAATGTACCTTGGGCAACTCAAGAAAGAGGCTGGTGAGAATTCCTTTCTCAGTTTCGAGAAGTTTCCATACACGGGATTCGCAAAG ACATACTGCGCAGACTCACAAGTGGCAGACTCGGCGTGCTCAGCAACCGCCTATCTGACGGGTGCGAAGGGAAATATCTATACGGTAGGAGTTACGTCATCTGTTGGCCTCATGGACTGGCGAAACATGAAAAATGAATCTCACCACCCAAGTTCTCTCTTAAAGTGGGCTCAAGACGCGGGCAAGGGCACCGGCATAATATCCACGTGCAGAATTACGGACGCCTCTCCTGCTGCCACATACGCTCACTCAGCTTACAG GCTATGGCAAACAGATCATGAAATGAAGagagatataaaaaatgttgaattggGAGACGACAATTTCTCTATCGATGAAGCTATGAAAGGTTTGAAAGATATATCTCTTCAGATGATAGAAAATAGTCCAGGAAATGGGTTTAAG GTAATCTTGGGAGGTGGTTGGGATACGTTTTTGCCCAACACAACAAATGATGAACCCAAAAAGACGGGTGCCAGGCTTGATAACAGGAACTTAATCCAGGAGTGGAAAACTTCAAAGGAAAATATACATAAGTCTGCGTCTTATGTCACAAACAAAGCTGAACTACTGAAGCTGGATATAGACAGCACTGACTATGTTCTTG GTCTGTTCCAACCGGGAAACATGCAATACCATAAGCTTGCTAACAAGGATGAGCAACCGACACTTGCACAGATGACGGAGTTTGCTATCAAGATGATGAAAAAGGAAGCAAACGGCTTCGTGCTTTTCATAGAGGGTGGTACAATAGACGTTTCTCATCACGAGAACAAGGCTCACTTAGCACTAGATGAGACTGTTGAGCTGCATAACGCTGTCGAG ATGGCTGTCAATATGACGAACGAAAACGAAACACTCATTGTGGTAACCGCAGACCACGCCCATACAATGAACATTAACGGATACCCCAAAAGAGGCGCTGATATTTTTAACTATGTTCAAGGAACAGCAGACAAACTCCCTTACTCCACCTTGTCCTATGCTAACGGTCCTAATGATCCACGTTATAACGAACATAAGAACGCTATGCGGAACATAACTACTGATAAAAGAG ATGATCCTCAGTATACATTCCAGACAATCAATCTCCTGCCCTCTGAGACCCATGACGGACAGGACGTCACTGTGTTTGCGAGAGGCCCTTGGGCTCATCTCCTAGTCGGCAACTTTGAGCAAACCGTCATTCCTTATGCAATGGCATATGCGGCGCAAATTGGGCCGGCGAAAGAAACAAACAAGAAATCTCAAAAGGAATCTTAA